From the genome of Pseudomonas sp. FP453:
GGGCGTTGCGCCAGTGGCGGTCGAGGTTGAATTCGGCGAGGGTGGCGCGGCTGCCGGCCAGTTCGAAGAGCTTTTCGCTGACCAGCAGCGACACTTCGGTGGTCAGCACTTTCGCCTCGGCCACGGCAATCGAGGCACGGGCGGCGGACTGCGCGGTGATCGGCGCGGCGCTGACCTGGTCCAGCACGTGGCCGGCCTTGCGCAGCAGGGCTTCGGCGGCGTGCAGTTCGATCTTCAGCTTGCCGATGTCGGCGATCACATACAGGTCATCGCTGGCGCGTTCGACCTTGGCGTCGATCCATGGGCGCGAACGTTCACGCACGAAGGTGATGGTGTCGTCGAGTGCACCACGGGCGATGCCGGCGTCGATGGCGGCCTGGATCAGTTGCGAGACGGCGCCCTGGATGTTCGGGGTTTCACCGATGCGCCAGTTTTCCACCACCAGCTCGGCGTCCACGGGTACTTGATCCAGCAATACGGTGCCGCTGGCGGTGGTGCGTTGGCCGAAGCCCGACCAGTCGTCAACGATGCGCAGCCCTTCGGTGCCACGGCGTACAAACGCCATGACCTGCTTGCCGTCGTCGTTGAGCGCCTTGACCGCCACCCAGTGGGCGAACAGCGCGCCGGTGGAGTAGAACTTCTGACCGCTGATCACATAGCCGTCGCCCTGGGCGGTGAGGCGCGCCTTGAGTTCCAGGGTGTTCCTGGTGCCGCGTTCCGGGCCGCCATTGCCGATGCGCCAGCCGTCGAGGACGCTCTGGAACAGCTGCTTTTTCTGGCGTTCGGTGGCCGCGCCCTGCAGCAGGTGCAGGATGCCGAAATGGTTCTGCGGGATCTGGCCGAGGGCCGGGTCGGCCGCGCTGATGATCGCGAATACGTCGGCCAGGGTCACGAATGACACCTGCGGGCCGCCGTATTCACGGGGAATGGAAATACTGCCCAGGCCACTGCGGGTGAACTGTTCCAGCTGCGCCCAGGGCAGCTTGCGTTGCCGGTCGCGCTGGGCGGCGTGCAGGCGTGCCGCCTGGGCCAGCGCATGGGCTGCGTCCAGCGCCTCTGCGTCGTTGCGCAGCACGGTGGCCGGCAACAGCAGGGGAGCGACGTCCAGAACGCTCTGGGGGGGTGTTTGAGCCAAGTTAGACATCAGCGCCGCTCCTTGGCTGCACGCAATGCCCTGGCGTTGTGCACCGGGGTAATTCTGACCATACCGACCTCGCATTCAATGAAATGAAAACAGAAAAATCAAAGATGTCCGGTGGTCCGGTGCATATACCCTAAGCGTGTTAAATATTTAAATAAACGTGATTTTTGGAATAAGCATAGAAGGCCCGTCACCCAGGTTCGCAGGGCGAGCCGAGGGGGCGCGGCTGATAGATCAGCCCCGACCCGGCCGGGCGGGTCGGCGTCCCGGCGGCGATGCGCAGCATGCGTGCCGGCGCCCAGCGTGAATTGTTGCCGACGCGATCGAGAATGCAGTACGTGACGTCCAGGCGGCTGTCGTCGCCGGCTTCGACGATCACCGCGGAAGGCACCCACACCTGCACGGGCAGGCCGATATCCCTGGCCCGGATCTTCGGCAGGTCCAGGCGCACATCGCCCCAGCGCAGGGTGATGGCGTCGCCGCTGGTCATGTTCAGGTAGGGCTCGATGGTCAGGGGAACACCGCGCCGCACCTGGCTGGCGTTGACGCCGTAGCGGCGAATGGTCTCGGGCAGGCTGGCGGGGGCGAGGTTGAGGTTTTCGTCGCAGTACAGGGGCGAGGGCTGGCCGCCCGGGTAGTTGGTCTTCACTCGCACCCGGGTCACGGCCGAGCGTGCGGCAGCGTGGCCGACCTGCATGACCTGGTAATGAAGCTGGGCCGGGCCGTCCTGCACAAAGCTTTCTGGCACACGCAGGTGCGTGGGAGTGCCGACCTTGCAGGCGGTTACCCGGCGTGAGGCGGCAAAGCAGTTGTTCCAGAACAGCTCGATCAGGTCGCCCTCATCCATGTGGGGATAGGGTGCGATATCGACCTGCAAATGTGCGGCAGCCAGGGCGTTGATGCCGTTTCGCAGGGCCTGTGGCAGGGTCGGCGCGGTGAGCAGGGTGTGCGTCATAAGTAATCTCCTTGATGCAGCCAGCAGCCATCGTTCCGGTCCTTTGCGCGGGTGCGCGCAGGGGGCTGAAAAGAACGATTCAGTGAATAGCCGGGATAGGATCCAATCCTCTGGGCGCTAGATAAGAGGGTTGGCCAAGAGGCGTCAATGGCGGCAAAGGGCTAAACGGCGGGTGGGGGGAGATTCAGAAGGGTCTGACTGGCGCGGGGATTTTAAGACGGTTAAAGCGAGGCCTTTTACAGGCTGGAATGAGTATTCCCTGTAGGAGCGAGCTTTATGTGGGAGCTGGCTTGCCTGCGATGCAGGCACCTCGGTGTTACAGGTGGACCGAGGTGATGCCATCGCAGGCAAGCCAGCTCCCACAAAAGCCGGTTCACACAAGTCCATGGCACTCAGTGCGCGAGGAATTTGCTCAGGAACTGCTTTGTGCGTTCTTCCCTGGGGTTGGCAAACAACGCCTTGGCTTCACCTTGCTCGACGATCACCCCTTTGTCGAAGAAGATCACCCGGTTGGCCACATCCCGCGCAAAGCTCATCTCGTGGGTGACGATGACCATGGTGCGGTTTTCTTCGGCCAGGCTGCGGATGGTCGCCAGCACTTCGCCGACCAGTTCCGGGTCGAGGGCCGAGGTGGGTTCGTCGAACAGGATCACTTCCGGCTCCATGGCCAGCGCCCGGGCAATCGCCACGCGCTGTTGCTGGCCGCCCGAGAGGCGGCGCGGGTACGCGTCTTCCTTGCCCGCCAAGCCGACCCGTTCCAGCAGCTTGCGCCCGAGGACAACCGCCGCGTCGCGAGGCATCTTCTTGACCACGATCGGCCCTTCGATGACGTTTTCCAGCGCGGTGCGGTGAGGGAACAGGTTGAAGTTCTGGAACACAAAACCCACGTGCTGGCGCAAGCGCCGCACCAAACCCTGTTGCTGGTTGATGGACTTGCTGCTGTCGATCTCGATGTCACCCACCTTGATCCGCCCGCTGGTGGGTTGTTCGAGGAAATTCAGGCAGCGCAGAAAGGTGGTCTTGCCGGAGCCACTGGGGCCGATGATGGCGATGACTTCGCCTTCCTTGACCTCCAGGTCGATGCCGTTGAGCACCACCTGGCCCTTGAATTGTTTGGTCAGTTGTTCAACCACGATCATCGATCAAGACTCCAGGTCATGCCGGTTGACCCGGTCTTCCAGACGATTTTGCAAATGCGCCAGGATGCTCGCCAGGATCCAGTAGATCAGGGCGGCGGACAGGTACATGGTGAAGATTTCAAAGGTGCGTGCCGAGACCAGTTGCGCCTGGCGGAACAGCTCGGGCACCTGGATGGTGGCGGCCAGCGCCGTGTCCTTGACCAGCGAAATAAAGCTGTTGCCCAGTGGCGGCAATGCGGTGCGCATGGCCTGCGGCAGGATGGCCCGGCGCAGGGTCTGCGCGCGGGTCATGCCGATACTCGCCGCGGCTTCCCACTGGCCGCGCTCGATGGAGCTGATGGCGGCGCGCAGGATTTCACAGGCGTAGGCGGCCATGTTCAGCGAAAAGCCGATCATGGCCGCCGGGATCGGATCCAGCTCGATGCCCACTTGCGGCAAGCCGTAGTAGATCAGGAACAGCTGCACCAGCAAGGGCGTGCCGCGAAAGAACGACACGTAGACTCGGGCAGTCCAGCTCAGCAGTTTGAAGCGCGACAAGCGCATCAAGGCCAGGCCGAAACCCAGCAGCAAACCGAAGAACATCCCGCCGAGGCTGAGGATTACCGTGTAATACGCGCCCTTGAGCAGGAAGGGCGCGGAGTCCAGCGCGAGTTGGAAACCTGCTTCCATTATTGAGTGACGTCAGCGGCGAAGTACTTCTCGGACAGCTTCTTCAAGGTGCCGTCGGCGCGCAGCTTGTCGAGGGCCTTGTTCACCGCGTCGAGCAGTTCAGGCTCGCCTTTGCGCAGGGCAACCCCGGCTTCCTGGCGCGAGAACGCAGCGCCGGCAGCGGCGGTGTCGGTGGCTTTCTTCGCGTATTCGAGGGCGGCCAGGCGGTCGATCAGGATCGCGTCGGTACGGCCGATGCGCAGGTCCTGGAACTTGGTCGGGTCATCGTTATAGGTCTTGATAATGGCTTTAGGCTGGTTGTCCTTGAGCCATTGCTCGTAGTTGGTGCCCAGGCCCACACCGACTTTCTTGCCGGCCAGGTCGTCGGCGGTCTTGATGGTGTCGACGTTTTTCGCCAGGGTCAGCGCTTGAATGCCGGAGACGGTGTACGGCTTGGAGAAGTCGTACTTCTTCTTGCGCTCTTCGGAGATGGTCACTTGGTTGACCACTGCGTCCAGGCGCTTGGATTCCAGGGCGGCGAGGATGCCGTCCCACGGCGTGGCTTGCAGCTTGACCTTGACGCCCAGCTCCTTGGCCAGGGCTTCGGACAGTTCCACTTCGAAGCCGCTGAGTTTGCCGCTTTCATCGACAAAGCTGAACGGTGGGTAGGTGCCTTCCAGGCCGATCTTGATTTCGCCGGCTTTTTTGATGTTGTCCAGCTGGTCGCCGGCAACGGCTTGGCCGATCAGGCCAGCGCCGAGTGCCAGGCCCAAAGTGCCTACCAGCAGCGTGCGACGGAATACGGAAATAGTCATGAAGAGCCCCTGTGTTTTTGTGATGAGCGAAGCAGGTGACGCAGTAGTCGTATCCTGCCTTAAAGCGCGTAGCGCGTCTTCGCCTACGGCGCGATGATAAAGCCGGTTTTTAAGACTTGAAAATAATATAAATCTAATTTCATATTCCATTAAAGAATATGCGGCGATCCAAAGTGGGAGCTGGCTTGCCTGCGATAGCGGTCTATCAGTAACAGATGTGCAAGCTGACCCACCGCTATCGCGGGCAAGCCCGCTCCCACATTTTTGATCTCTGTTCCTTCAGCTGAAGGCGGCGCCATAGGCAAACAACGCCGGCGCGCCACCGGTATGCAGGAAAATGATCGGCCCATCCTCAAACCGCTGGCGGCCGATGCCATCCAGCAACCCGGCCATGGCCTTGCCAGTGTAGACCGGGTCCAGCAGCAGGCCTTCCTGGCTGGCCAGCAGCTTGATTGCCGCCAGGGTGCCGGCATTCGGCTCGCCGTAACGCGGGCCGAAGTACTCATCCCAGAGGATCACCTTGAACGCCTCGGGAATCGCTACACCGAGCAACTCGGCGGTGCGTTCGGCCAAGCCTTCGACTTTCGGGCGCTGGGCTTCGTCGGTGCGCGAGACGGTGACGCCAATTACCGGCAAATCCGGCAGCACTTCGCTCAACGCCAGCGCCAGGCCGCTGTGGGTGCCGGCGCTGCCGGAGGCCAGGACCACGGCGGCGAACTCGATCCCGCTGTCTTCGATCTGCGCGGCCAGCTCCAGGCCGGCACGCACGTAACCGAGGGCGCCGAGGGCGTTGGAACCGCCGATGGGCACCAGGTAGGGCTTCTTGCCGTTGCTGCGCAGGCGCTCGGCGAGGGCGTGGAGTTGCTCGTCGGCGTTGTCGAGGTTCTCGACCAACTCGACCTTGGCGTCGAACAAGTCCAGCAACAGGCGGTTGCCGTTGCCCAGGTAGTTGGGGTCTTCGGTGCCGGTGGGGTTTTCCAGCAGGGCGACGCAGCCCAGGCCGAGCTTGGCGGCCAGCGCGGCGGTCTGGCGCACGTGGTTGGACTGGATCGCGCCGGCCGTCACCAGGGTGTCGGCGCCCTGGGCGATGGCATCGGCGGCGAGGTATTCGAGTTTGCGCAGCTTGTTGCCGCCCATCGCCAGCGGCGTGGTGTCGTCGCGCTTGACGTAGATGTCCCGGCCCAGCCAGGCCGATAGCCGTTCAAGTTTTTCCAGGGCGGTGGCGCCGCCCAGCAGTTCCAGGCGGTTAAAGCGGTCGAGCTGTTGTTTGATCATGGCTGCGCACGGTGGCTAAGTGATGGGGCGACTATAGGCAGGCACTTTTCATCGGGCAACCGCCAATCTGCTTATGCCGGATGGTTCTTAGCATCGCACCATTGGTTCTTAAGGGCGACCCGTCGGCATACCGTAAAGTGATGGCCATTACGTCAGGAGTGAATACCGTGAGCGAGCGTTCCAGTCATTGGCAGTTGCAGACCATCGTCAGCCAGTTGCGCGGCGCCCGGGACCAGTGGCGAACGCGCAACGGCCGCCTGAGCGGCGAGCACGGCGGGCGCGAGTTGCCGTCGCGCGAAGCGGTGGCGCAGATCCTTGAGTCGCTGTGCGGCGCACTGTTTCCAATGCGCCTGGGGCCGGTGGATCTGCGCGAGGAAAGTGAAGACTTCTACGTCGGCCACACCCTCGACGTTGCGCTCAATGCCCTGCTGGCCCAGGCCCGCCTGGAACTGCGCTACGCCGCCCGCCAGAGCGGCCAGGATGACGGCAGCGTGGATGCCCACGCCATCCGCCTGATCCAGGATTTTGCCCTGGCCCTGCCGTCCCTGCGCAGCCTGCTGGACACCGACGTGCTGGCCGCCTACCACTGTGACCCGGCCGCACGCAGCGTGGACGAAGTGCTGCTGTGCTACCCCGGCATCCTCGCGGTGATTCACCATCGCCTGGCGCATCACCTGTATCGCGCCGGGCTGCCGCTGTTGGCGCGCATCAGTGCGGAAATCGCCCACTCGGCCACCGGCATCGATATCCACCCCGGCGCGCAGATCGGCCCGAGTTTCTTTATCGACCACGGCACCGGCGTGGTGATCGGCGAAACCGCGATCATCGGCGAGCGCGTGCGCATCTACCAGGCCGTGACGCTGGGCGCCAAGCGCTTCCCGGCCGATGAAGACGGGCAGTTGCAAAAAGGCCACCCACGCCATCCGATTGTCGAGGATGACGTGGTGATCTACGCCGGGGCGACGATCCTCGGCCGCATCACCATCGGCCAGGGTTCGACCATCGGCGGCAATGTGTGGCTGACGCGCAGCGTGCCGGCCGGGGCGAATATCACCCAGGCCAACCTGCAGCATGATGACGGCGCGCAAAAGTGAGGGGGTCAGGCCTCAAGTCGGGCGAGTGACAGACGGGTCTGTTCGCGCAGCCATTCCTTGCGGCGTTCGGCCAGGTCATTGTAGATCTGGTCGTACAACGCTTCGGACATGACCTGGTCTGGCACCACGCGATCCTCGATCTGCAACTGTTCCACCAGGCTCTTGAGGGCCGCACGCTGTTGCGCTTTCTGCGTTTCGTCAGACGCCTGGGCGTAGGCTTGCTGCTCGCTGTGCAGTTGGTCGAGCAGCAGGAACTGTTGAT
Proteins encoded in this window:
- a CDS encoding SfnB family sulfur acquisition oxidoreductase, with protein sequence MSNLAQTPPQSVLDVAPLLLPATVLRNDAEALDAAHALAQAARLHAAQRDRQRKLPWAQLEQFTRSGLGSISIPREYGGPQVSFVTLADVFAIISAADPALGQIPQNHFGILHLLQGAATERQKKQLFQSVLDGWRIGNGGPERGTRNTLELKARLTAQGDGYVISGQKFYSTGALFAHWVAVKALNDDGKQVMAFVRRGTEGLRIVDDWSGFGQRTTASGTVLLDQVPVDAELVVENWRIGETPNIQGAVSQLIQAAIDAGIARGALDDTITFVRERSRPWIDAKVERASDDLYVIADIGKLKIELHAAEALLRKAGHVLDQVSAAPITAQSAARASIAVAEAKVLTTEVSLLVSEKLFELAGSRATLAEFNLDRHWRNARVHTLHDPVRWKYHAIGAYRLNGTLPARHSWI
- the tcyN gene encoding L-cystine ABC transporter ATP-binding protein TcyN, translating into MIVVEQLTKQFKGQVVLNGIDLEVKEGEVIAIIGPSGSGKTTFLRCLNFLEQPTSGRIKVGDIEIDSSKSINQQQGLVRRLRQHVGFVFQNFNLFPHRTALENVIEGPIVVKKMPRDAAVVLGRKLLERVGLAGKEDAYPRRLSGGQQQRVAIARALAMEPEVILFDEPTSALDPELVGEVLATIRSLAEENRTMVIVTHEMSFARDVANRVIFFDKGVIVEQGEAKALFANPREERTKQFLSKFLAH
- the tcyL gene encoding cystine ABC transporter permease, which encodes MEAGFQLALDSAPFLLKGAYYTVILSLGGMFFGLLLGFGLALMRLSRFKLLSWTARVYVSFFRGTPLLVQLFLIYYGLPQVGIELDPIPAAMIGFSLNMAAYACEILRAAISSIERGQWEAAASIGMTRAQTLRRAILPQAMRTALPPLGNSFISLVKDTALAATIQVPELFRQAQLVSARTFEIFTMYLSAALIYWILASILAHLQNRLEDRVNRHDLES
- the tcyJ gene encoding cystine ABC transporter substrate-binding protein codes for the protein MTISVFRRTLLVGTLGLALGAGLIGQAVAGDQLDNIKKAGEIKIGLEGTYPPFSFVDESGKLSGFEVELSEALAKELGVKVKLQATPWDGILAALESKRLDAVVNQVTISEERKKKYDFSKPYTVSGIQALTLAKNVDTIKTADDLAGKKVGVGLGTNYEQWLKDNQPKAIIKTYNDDPTKFQDLRIGRTDAILIDRLAALEYAKKATDTAAAGAAFSRQEAGVALRKGEPELLDAVNKALDKLRADGTLKKLSEKYFAADVTQ
- a CDS encoding D-cysteine desulfhydrase, whose protein sequence is MIKQQLDRFNRLELLGGATALEKLERLSAWLGRDIYVKRDDTTPLAMGGNKLRKLEYLAADAIAQGADTLVTAGAIQSNHVRQTAALAAKLGLGCVALLENPTGTEDPNYLGNGNRLLLDLFDAKVELVENLDNADEQLHALAERLRSNGKKPYLVPIGGSNALGALGYVRAGLELAAQIEDSGIEFAAVVLASGSAGTHSGLALALSEVLPDLPVIGVTVSRTDEAQRPKVEGLAERTAELLGVAIPEAFKVILWDEYFGPRYGEPNAGTLAAIKLLASQEGLLLDPVYTGKAMAGLLDGIGRQRFEDGPIIFLHTGGAPALFAYGAAFS
- the epsC gene encoding serine O-acetyltransferase EpsC; the protein is MSERSSHWQLQTIVSQLRGARDQWRTRNGRLSGEHGGRELPSREAVAQILESLCGALFPMRLGPVDLREESEDFYVGHTLDVALNALLAQARLELRYAARQSGQDDGSVDAHAIRLIQDFALALPSLRSLLDTDVLAAYHCDPAARSVDEVLLCYPGILAVIHHRLAHHLYRAGLPLLARISAEIAHSATGIDIHPGAQIGPSFFIDHGTGVVIGETAIIGERVRIYQAVTLGAKRFPADEDGQLQKGHPRHPIVEDDVVIYAGATILGRITIGQGSTIGGNVWLTRSVPAGANITQANLQHDDGAQK